The following are from one region of the Pseudodesulfovibrio piezophilus C1TLV30 genome:
- the murI gene encoding glutamate racemase — MFDSGVGGLTVLKALKERLPCEDVIYLGDTARLPYGSKSPQTVGRYAVQCAAELVRRDIKLLVVACNTASAVAIGPLREAYPGIPVIGVVEPGAQAACRASLNNAIAIIATESTIAGGAYQRAIHAIAPKARIIGHPCPLFVALAEEGWTEGDVPEAVATKYLTAIFNPASGTESPLIPDTLVLGCTHFPLLAPAIRSVLSPSIRIVDSAATTADTVQAELERLTLLRPNHGCGETRYLTTDDAARFARTGTRFLGTPITEHEVELVDL, encoded by the coding sequence ATGTTCGATTCCGGCGTTGGGGGACTGACTGTTCTCAAGGCACTTAAAGAGAGATTGCCGTGTGAAGATGTCATATATCTTGGCGATACCGCTCGGCTTCCCTATGGAAGCAAATCGCCGCAAACGGTGGGCCGCTATGCAGTCCAATGCGCTGCCGAATTGGTCAGGCGAGATATCAAGCTACTCGTAGTGGCCTGTAATACGGCCTCGGCCGTGGCAATCGGACCATTGCGTGAAGCCTATCCTGGTATTCCGGTCATCGGGGTTGTGGAGCCGGGAGCACAAGCCGCGTGTCGGGCTTCCCTCAACAACGCCATCGCCATTATCGCCACGGAATCGACCATTGCAGGCGGAGCATATCAGCGTGCCATCCATGCCATCGCTCCCAAAGCCAGAATAATTGGACATCCCTGCCCGCTCTTTGTCGCTTTGGCTGAAGAAGGTTGGACTGAAGGAGATGTTCCGGAAGCGGTAGCGACAAAATATCTCACTGCAATATTCAACCCGGCATCAGGAACAGAATCCCCTCTGATACCAGACACACTGGTCCTCGGCTGTACCCACTTCCCCCTGCTTGCCCCTGCCATACGCAGTGTTCTCAGCCCCTCAATACGGATCGTCGATTCCGCCGCCACCACAGCCGATACTGTTCAGGCCGAATTGGAACGACTGACCCTGCTCCGCCCGAACCACGGATGCGGCGAGACCCGCTACCTGACGACTGACGACGCAGCCCGCTTCGCCCGAACCGGAACACGATTTCTGGGCACGCCCATTACAGAACATGAAGTAGAGCTGGTTGACCTCTAA